The Polynucleobacter sp. JS-JIR-5-A7 region ACAGCAGTTTTCCAACAAAAAGTCGCTTAAGGTATTTACTAAGTTCGTATTAGGTCGGTAGATTAAATTTCTACTTTGGCGCTCAACTACCAAAAGATTAGCATTCACCAATTCTTTTAAGTGAAAACTCAAAGTTGCATTAGGGATGCCTAACTTCTCAATAATTTGACTGGGCGTTAAACCAATATCCCCTTTTTGAACAATCAAGCGAAATACATTAAGACGGCTTTCTTGTCCGAGTGCAACAAATGCCTCAACAGCTTCTATATTTTTCATGTTTCTATAATAATGGAAATATATGACAAAGAGGTTACATAATTTTTCGCCTAATACCCATATTCATAAAATTTAGAATTTGCTAGGAAGGATGCTTGGGGGCCTAGGATATCTAAGCCTAGTGGCTCTTCAAATAATCAATTACCCAGGCTGGATCACTATCACTTGGGAAAATTGGATAGTGAACAGCTTCAATCACACCATGATTAGCAATTAATGTAACCCGCTTCAATAAAATCATCCCTGATGTTGCAAAGGTTGGCATATTCAATGCCTTTTGAAATTGATAGTTCACATCACTGACAACCGGAAATGGCAGATGCAGTCTATCGGCCATTTCTTTTTGATATTCAGTGGATTGAACGCTCAAACCTACAAGCTCCGCACCTAATGCTTGAAGCTCTTGATAGTGATCTCTAAACGAGCAACTTTGCGGCGTACAACCTCTTGCCCCAGGAATTTGATCCCAGCCATCAGGTAAAGCAACATTCGGCCGCCCTGTCATCGGATAACAATAGATAACGAATTTGCCTTTGATATCGCCAAAATGAATAGCCTTACCATTGGTGGCATTTAAAGAAACCTTAGGTAGTTTCATTCCCTTCAAATGATTGGTCGAGCCATCGTCTTGAGGGATTGGTAGACCTGCAGGAAGTTCATTAAAGTTTGTCATAGATCTGGGATAGTCAATGCAATATTTTCAGCAACGCTGTTATTCAAACTGTTGCATCAGGCACTAATCATTTTCTTTAAGCATATTGACACGACTAATAATCCAGCAAGCACCAGCAATCAAGATAATAGCCCCGCTCTCATAGAGCAGGATTGAAGGATTTCCATCTTTGCCCTGAAGGATAATTAATCTACTCAATGCAGTCATTGCAATAAATAAAGGGATTGTTATAGGAATACGATGGCTAGAATAAAAGGCTGCCAGCATCCCAAGTACCTCGGCATAAATAAACATCAGCAATAGATCTTGTAGCTCAACACGACGGCTACTAATAAGGGAAAAAACCTCTTGGCCCATTGCTGCAATAGTAAAAATCGCAATAGTAATTAAAAATAATTTTTCAACAAAGCCAATGATATTTTTAACGTTCATACGCTGACCTTTTTAATTTGGAATTCAATTTTAAATACGCCCTAATATGTGCAGGGCATATATCACTCTACTTTCTAGACTTATATTTTTGTATAGCCTCTTTTAAATCTGAATATTCCTCGCATCCAAATGTACAAACTTTATCTAATCTTGCCAATAATGCCTCAGCGCCTGGTAAGTCATTGTTAATTAACTTTAGCTTGCCGTAATACTCAAGAGCACCGCGATGATTTGGGTCTATTTTCAGGGCGGCTTGATAATACTTTTCAGCCCCAACCAAGTCCGGCGGCTGTTTCTTGCGAAGACTGTAACCCAACAAATTATTCCAATCAGCAGAGCTTATTTCATTGGCAGCCTGTAATTGTTTTATTGCCTGATCATATTTTTCAGCTTTAATGCTTGCCCTTGACTCTGTTAGCCAAGCCGGGTCTGACTTAATAGGTGCAGTATCTGCAGCTTGAGATAGTCCAACCATGGAAATGAACCATAGTGCCGCTAGAAATATTTTTTTCATTTGAAAGCCTATAAGTTAGAGAATCTTTTTGCTGATTATTTAATTGCCACTTGAATAGCATGCGTATGAAAACACTAAAACCACCCAAAGGTGGCTTTAGTGTTTCTTAGCGGCTCCAAGCAGAATCGATCAAAGCCTTAAATGCTCCACCTTACTTAATTAGACCGCAGGCAATTCTGGGGCCTGAGTTACCCGCTGGCTGTGATTTGTAATCATCGGGGTCGCGATGAACAACAACTGATCTTCCCAATATTCCAGTAGGGCCACTATTAACTGCAAACCCACTTAACTTTGCCGAATACACTGCATTGCCATTGGCGTCCGATTTAATATTTGGCATATCTCCAGCATGATTTGAGCCGCTTCCAGGCATACCATGCGACTGTGTGTCTGGATTAAAGTGTCCGCCCGCACTGGTTGCATCAGGGGCAGAACAATCTCCCTTTTCATGAACATGAAATCCTTGCTCAGCATTTGGCTTTAATCCGGAAAAGTTCCCGGTTACCAAAACATCATGTCCTTGCCAAACAAAGTTAACCGTACCTTTTGTATTTGATCCAGAACGTGAATCCAGGGTGGCCGATGCTTTTTGGCCGGTTCCATGCTCCATGGATTGGCAAGCCACCAAAGACATAACAGCAAGCGCGCCCATTGTTAAAGAAATCCCTTTAATCATTACCTGTCTCCTTTTGTTTATATTGCTGCAAGCTAGATCTTGCCTGATTCTCACAAAAATACCATTAAATCAAAAAAGACCTCTTTCAAAGTAGTCTTATTAATTCATTTATTTAAGGGTGGACGGTATCAAACTCTGTCCTCAGGGCTTGGGACTGGGATAAATCGCATGGGAAAGATGTTTTCCGTTTTTATTCACCTTCACCAAAACCATATCACCCACCCCAACTACTTTGCCAGTGAAGGCCTGAATATTGACATGGTGTGTTACCAGAATGAGTGGCGCCTTAGATTGCCTAGACAGCTCGCTTTTAATGAGCTCCTCCAATTCTTTGGTTTGCTTCTTTTCTAGGCTCATATTGTCAAAAAATGAGCCGAGTGATGGTTCAATTTTTATTGGACCTTTATTAAGAAGGGTTGCTGTATCCAAACATCTACACCATGGACTACTAAACACGTCTGCCTTTTGAATACCTTGGCTAGCTAACCACACCCCTATTGCCTTAGCTTGTCTTTTGCCGTAATCATCTAAGTTACGCTGAGTGGAGCACTGGCTAATGACATACCCAGCAGGATCTCCATAGCCAGGAGCATCAGCGTGCCTCATTAACAGCACATGCTGACCATCCTGCAAATCATTTGCCAGAGTAGCCATTACTTGCTGAGCAATACAAAGACTGCTCAGTAAAAAAATGCATGTAGTAATGGTTCGATTAATACGATTCATAAAAATTTTGTCATTTTGCAAGCTAGCCACACCATCCTAATTGATGTCCAATAATCCTGCCAGACAAAAGATAATGCCCCGCATAAAGCGGGGCATTATTGAGTTCTTGGTAACCCGGATCGGAATCAGCAAGAGCCAAGGATCTCTAATCCAGCTTAACCACTCTTTAGAGCTTTTTCTAGACAGGCAGATAAATGCTCATAATGCTTAATCGCTTTTGTCGTAGGAATCACAAATTTTTTGCGCCCATCAGTCTTATCTTCATTGAGCTTTACATAACCCATGGCGACTAAATTCTTAATACGTCCGTGGAGCGTCGCTTGTGAGCCTAGCTCACTTAAGGAAATTAAATCGCCCACCAAAAGCTCCTTGCCTTGAGTGGCAGCCAAGGTAATCTTGTTCAGAAGTTGCTCTTCGGTTGCGTCTAGTTTCTTGCCTGGATTCATATGATCAAGGCCATCTAAGCAATTTAAAAAACGAATATAGGCTGAAGGGTTAATAGCTTTCATAATCTCAATTCTACCCCCCGAAGGGTAAACACCACTATGCTATGCACCAATTAAATTCATAATCATTTAATGCCTATTTTCAAGGCTTCTAGCCAATTTCTCTTCGAAATCATCCTTAGCGCCGCTCCGTATATGGCATTCTTTTATTTCAATCAAGCCATCACGGCACCACTTGAAGATGCCAGGGGGGTTAATTGGATTTTTCTCCCTGCAGGCATTCGTATTTTTATCACTCTAATATTAGATTACTCTGGCGCTATTGGCCTAGCCATTGCTTCACTCTTAATTAACTACATTGGTTTTTATGAATACGGTATAACTTCTACAGTTGGTATTGCGATTATTTGCGGAGTAGCGCCACTACTAGGTAGGCACTTTGTCATTCACAACCTCAAAGTTCAGCCCGATCTTAGTAACATTTCATTAAGACAGCTCTTGGTGATAATCATTGCATATTCATTCCTGAGTTCAGGCCTACATCAACTTTGGTTTGTGATAATGGGTCTAGATTCTGGCAGTTGGAATCATTTCATTGCCATGTTCTGCGGAGATATTGCAGGCTCAATATTGTTTGTGGCCGTTATTAAATATGGGATTGACTTAGTTAAGGGAAGGCTAGGCAGAGATAACTTGATTGAGTAGCGCCCTTTTAAAGAACGCTTCATGCTGGAGATAATCTAAGATTTCTGACTAAGTCTTATTTGGTAGGGGCCGAAGTTGGCTTACCTTTTTCCAAGATCACGGTTGCCAATAATTTGGTGATTCCTTTAGCCGTATTCTTTGCAGCATGCACTTTACCGCCTTCAATAATAAAACCATCGCCTTCTTTCAAAGAGGCCATCGGTTTTCCTTCAACCATTAAATCTACAGAACCCTCTAATATATAGCCCACTAATTCGCCAGGATGGGTATGAGGAACTTCAGCGGCGCCAGCTGGAAACTCAACAATCTGCAAAGTGGCCTCTCTTCCGGTGCTACCCACATCCGATTTTTGAAGTACCGTACGTTTTGGTCGCAACTCGTCAGTCTGCGTCTGCGCGAACGCAAAGTGGGCCATAAAAAAACTGATCGACAAACCCAGCCCAAGCCATTTTGCTAGTTTCATTTTCGGTCCCTATTAAATTGATGTAAATATCGTATCGTAAACTGATTCTATGTGAGGATATATGAGACTACTAGGCCCTAGAATAGCTAATCTTTGGGGGCGTATTGCATCTCACCATTACCAAATGACCAGTTTTCTTTATTCACCTCAATCAAATTGATGACAATGTCTTGAGGTCTAACTTTAAGTCTTTCAACCAAGCCTTCACATATGGCTTTGTAGAACTTTTTTTTCAGCTCAGTAGTTCTACCCTCATTTAAAGTCACCTGAATAAAGATAATATCTTCAGAATACTCAATGCCTAGATAACTTTTAGGTACGACTAGCTCCTGACTTTCGTGCTTAGTAATAACTTGAAACTTATCATCTTTAGGCACATTAATATGCGCCGTCATCACTTGATAAACAATTTCGCCTACTTGTTGGGCAAAACCTTCTGGATGTTTTTTACTTAAATCGATTCTGACAAATGGCATCTAAATATCTCCTTGGGTTTTATTTCTTGAGCCGCTCATTACTTGGAAAAAGATTCTTTCTGGACTCTTCATCAACCTCTGTCTTGAAAGTGAATTTAGTCTTAATAGCTTCAACAGCCTGAGCACTTGGCTTGGCATTGATTTCATCTAACAATCGCTTCACACTAGGCAACTTTTCCCAGGCACCTTCACCCAATACAAACGGAATCACTCTGGCCCAACCCCAAACAGACATGTCCACAATGCTGTAGTCACTGAGCATATAAGGCTGTTTAGCTAGAT contains the following coding sequences:
- a CDS encoding helix-turn-helix transcriptional regulator — translated: MKNIEAVEAFVALGQESRLNVFRLIVQKGDIGLTPSQIIEKLGIPNATLSFHLKELVNANLLVVERQSRNLIYRPNTNLVNTLSDFLLENCCGGKSCEAPKKKKVSCK
- a CDS encoding peroxiredoxin; protein product: MTNFNELPAGLPIPQDDGSTNHLKGMKLPKVSLNATNGKAIHFGDIKGKFVIYCYPMTGRPNVALPDGWDQIPGARGCTPQSCSFRDHYQELQALGAELVGLSVQSTEYQKEMADRLHLPFPVVSDVNYQFQKALNMPTFATSGMILLKRVTLIANHGVIEAVHYPIFPSDSDPAWVIDYLKSH
- a CDS encoding phosphate-starvation-inducible protein PsiE encodes the protein MNVKNIIGFVEKLFLITIAIFTIAAMGQEVFSLISSRRVELQDLLLMFIYAEVLGMLAAFYSSHRIPITIPLFIAMTALSRLIILQGKDGNPSILLYESGAIILIAGACWIISRVNMLKEND
- a CDS encoding tetratricopeptide repeat protein, yielding MKKIFLAALWFISMVGLSQAADTAPIKSDPAWLTESRASIKAEKYDQAIKQLQAANEISSADWNNLLGYSLRKKQPPDLVGAEKYYQAALKIDPNHRGALEYYGKLKLINNDLPGAEALLARLDKVCTFGCEEYSDLKEAIQKYKSRK
- a CDS encoding superoxide dismutase family protein; amino-acid sequence: MIKGISLTMGALAVMSLVACQSMEHGTGQKASATLDSRSGSNTKGTVNFVWQGHDVLVTGNFSGLKPNAEQGFHVHEKGDCSAPDATSAGGHFNPDTQSHGMPGSGSNHAGDMPNIKSDANGNAVYSAKLSGFAVNSGPTGILGRSVVVHRDPDDYKSQPAGNSGPRIACGLIK
- a CDS encoding histidine phosphatase family protein, producing the protein MNRINRTITTCIFLLSSLCIAQQVMATLANDLQDGQHVLLMRHADAPGYGDPAGYVISQCSTQRNLDDYGKRQAKAIGVWLASQGIQKADVFSSPWCRCLDTATLLNKGPIKIEPSLGSFFDNMSLEKKQTKELEELIKSELSRQSKAPLILVTHHVNIQAFTGKVVGVGDMVLVKVNKNGKHLSHAIYPSPKP
- a CDS encoding winged helix DNA-binding protein: MKAINPSAYIRFLNCLDGLDHMNPGKKLDATEEQLLNKITLAATQGKELLVGDLISLSELGSQATLHGRIKNLVAMGYVKLNEDKTDGRKKFVIPTTKAIKHYEHLSACLEKALKSG
- a CDS encoding cupin domain-containing protein, whose protein sequence is MKLAKWLGLGLSISFFMAHFAFAQTQTDELRPKRTVLQKSDVGSTGREATLQIVEFPAGAAEVPHTHPGELVGYILEGSVDLMVEGKPMASLKEGDGFIIEGGKVHAAKNTAKGITKLLATVILEKGKPTSAPTK
- a CDS encoding tautomerase family protein, which produces MPFVRIDLSKKHPEGFAQQVGEIVYQVMTAHINVPKDDKFQVITKHESQELVVPKSYLGIEYSEDIIFIQVTLNEGRTTELKKKFYKAICEGLVERLKVRPQDIVINLIEVNKENWSFGNGEMQYAPKD